ATATTTCTCCATTGTTGGAGCATAAGGCATTGCTGGCACATCCGGTCCTGCCAGTCTCTTGATTGGTGCGTCCAATTCAAACAAGCAATGTTCTGCGATGATCGCAGAAACTTCACTCATGATGCTGCCTTCTTTGTTGTCTTCCGTCACAAGAAGAACCTTACCTGTTTTCGAAGCAGCCTCGATAATTGCTTCCTTATCCAATGGATATACAGTTCGAAGGTCAAGGATATGAGCAGAAATTCCGTCTTTTGCAAGCCTTTCAGCTGCCTGCAGTGCAAAGTGGACCGCGAGACCGTAAGTGATGACGGTGATATCCTCGCCTTCACGCTTCACGTCAGCTTTGCCGATTGGAAGAACATAATCATCTTCAGGAACTTCGCCTTTGATCAATCGGTAGGCACGCTTATGTTCAAAGAATAATACTGGATCCTCATCCCTGATCGCCGCTTTCAATAATCCTTTTACATCATAAGGAGTTGAAGGCATGACAATTTTCAAGCCGGGCTGATTCGCAAACACAGCCTCAACAGACTGGGAATGATAAAGGGCACCGTGTACACCGCCGCCATAAGGTGCACGGATGACCATCGGGCAGCTCCAGTCATTGTTTGAACGGTAACGAATTCTTGCAGCCTCCGAAATAATCTGGTTTACAGCAGGCATAATGAAATCAGCGAACTGCATTTCAGCTATCGGGCGCATACCGTACATGGCAGCTCCAATTCCAACCCCTGCGATTGCTGATTCTGCCAAAGGTGCATCAAGAACGCGATCTTCGCCGAACTGGTCATAAAGACCTTGAGTCGCTTTAAATACTCCACCTTTTTTACCAACATCTTCACCGAGGACAAAAACTCTCGGATCTCTTTCCATCTCTTCTTTGATCGCTAATGTAACTGCATCTATATAAGAAATAACCGCCATTTTTGTTCCCCCTTACTCTTCAGCATATACGTATTTCAAAGCATGTTCAGGCTCTGCATACGGTGCATTTTCAGCATAATCAGTTGCTTCATTAACCAGCTTCATGATTTTATCGTTGATTTCTTTTTCAATCTCATCGTTCAAGATGCCATTTTCCTTCAAATAAGCACCGAACGTAATGATTGGATCCTTTGTTTTGGCCTGCGCAACTTCATCTGGCGCGCGATAGCTTCTGTCGTCATCGTCTGATGAGTGTGGAGTCAGGCGGTAAGACACTGCCTCGACTAGTGTAGGCCCTTCTCCGCGGCGTCCGCGGTCGGCAGCTTCCTTAACCACTTTATATACTTCTAGTGGATCATTCCCATCTACTGTGAATCCTGGCATGCCATACCCGATTGCGCGATCTGAAACCTTCTCAGCGGCAACTTGTCTCTCATAAGGTATTGAAATCGCATATTTATTGTTCTCAACCATGAAAATGACCGGAAGCTTATGTACTCCCGCAAAGTTAGCGCCTTCATGGAAATCTCCCTGGTTGGAAGAACCTTCACCAAAAGTAACAAATGTGACAAGGTCTTTTTTCTCCATTTTACCTGCAAGGGCGATTCCGACAGCGTGTGGAACCTGTGTTGTAACTGGTGAAGAACCTGTTACGATCCTATTTTTCTTTTGTCCGAAGTGTCCAGGCATCTGGCGGCCTCCAGAGTTAGGGTCTTCCGCTTTTGCAAAACCAGAAAGCATCAAGTCTTTAGCCGTCATGCCAAAAGTTAAGACCACACCCATATCCCTGTAGTAAGGAAGAACGTAATCCTTCTCTCGGTCAAGTGCGAATGCAGCTCCCACCTGTGCCGCTTCCTGGCCCTGACAGGAAATAACAAACGGAATTTTACCTGCGCGGTTCAACAGCCACATCCGCTCATCG
This window of the Mesobacillus jeotgali genome carries:
- a CDS encoding alpha-ketoacid dehydrogenase subunit beta; the encoded protein is MAVISYIDAVTLAIKEEMERDPRVFVLGEDVGKKGGVFKATQGLYDQFGEDRVLDAPLAESAIAGVGIGAAMYGMRPIAEMQFADFIMPAVNQIISEAARIRYRSNNDWSCPMVIRAPYGGGVHGALYHSQSVEAVFANQPGLKIVMPSTPYDVKGLLKAAIRDEDPVLFFEHKRAYRLIKGEVPEDDYVLPIGKADVKREGEDITVITYGLAVHFALQAAERLAKDGISAHILDLRTVYPLDKEAIIEAASKTGKVLLVTEDNKEGSIMSEVSAIIAEHCLFELDAPIKRLAGPDVPAMPYAPTMEKYFMINPDKVEKAMRELAEF
- a CDS encoding thiamine pyrophosphate-dependent dehydrogenase E1 component subunit alpha — translated: MAENRHAALGLSDEKVLEMYETMLLARRLDERMWLLNRAGKIPFVISCQGQEAAQVGAAFALDREKDYVLPYYRDMGVVLTFGMTAKDLMLSGFAKAEDPNSGGRQMPGHFGQKKNRIVTGSSPVTTQVPHAVGIALAGKMEKKDLVTFVTFGEGSSNQGDFHEGANFAGVHKLPVIFMVENNKYAISIPYERQVAAEKVSDRAIGYGMPGFTVDGNDPLEVYKVVKEAADRGRRGEGPTLVEAVSYRLTPHSSDDDDRSYRAPDEVAQAKTKDPIITFGAYLKENGILNDEIEKEINDKIMKLVNEATDYAENAPYAEPEHALKYVYAEE